From the Photobacterium sp. GJ3 genome, one window contains:
- a CDS encoding SGNH/GDSL hydrolase family protein, translated as MSHIERYTPHMSAYADDFADSGNINWMPYLMYFHPYNYCSAVVNTDQFGFRYSEVNNQKYAVGDIDPEQPVRLIAGSSTVFGIGASQDRYTLASLMSKYDPRDEPWLNFGGRSFNSTQELILFTLNRHRLKHVKEIVLFSGFNDLGLARLPASLRMEHGAFFMCRDFFDAFKQKKNSGFSSWFGKSDDGPDENIPTLDEQMDYAVSLTTRHIASWNALAKDMGATLTFVLQPLANWVRENCSKEEQDIFSELEARGNFEEMYGDILSKDVCQKYADEIEKETRRLGVRFINFSPILDAAITSDDWLFVDRIHFTDTGHDIVSRLLLNELTKRETADEEIHEKNQEHVFER; from the coding sequence ATGTCACATATCGAGCGCTATACGCCACATATGTCAGCTTATGCTGATGATTTTGCCGACTCTGGCAATATCAACTGGATGCCTTACTTAATGTATTTTCATCCCTATAACTACTGCTCGGCAGTGGTAAATACGGATCAGTTTGGCTTTCGATATTCAGAAGTAAACAATCAGAAATATGCTGTCGGCGATATCGATCCCGAGCAGCCAGTCAGATTAATTGCAGGCAGTTCAACCGTTTTCGGGATAGGTGCCAGCCAGGATCGCTATACGCTGGCGTCGCTGATGAGCAAATATGACCCCAGAGACGAGCCTTGGCTCAATTTCGGCGGCCGCAGCTTCAACTCCACGCAGGAATTGATTTTATTCACATTAAATCGCCACCGCCTGAAGCACGTCAAAGAAATCGTATTATTCTCTGGCTTTAATGATCTCGGTCTTGCCCGCTTGCCTGCTTCTCTGCGTATGGAACATGGCGCATTTTTTATGTGTCGTGATTTTTTCGATGCCTTCAAGCAGAAAAAAAATTCTGGATTCAGTTCATGGTTTGGAAAATCAGACGACGGCCCGGATGAAAATATTCCTACACTAGATGAACAAATGGATTATGCCGTGTCGCTCACCACAAGACATATCGCAAGCTGGAACGCACTGGCGAAGGATATGGGTGCAACATTAACCTTTGTACTTCAACCGCTTGCAAACTGGGTGCGCGAGAATTGTTCGAAAGAAGAACAAGATATTTTCTCTGAACTGGAAGCCAGGGGAAATTTTGAGGAAATGTATGGCGACATTCTTTCTAAAGATGTCTGCCAGAAGTACGCCGATGAAATTGAAAAAGAAACCCGTCGTCTGGGTGTTCGATTTATCAATTTTTCACCCATCCTTGATGCAGCAATAACGTCAGATGACTGGTTGTTTGTTGATAGAATTCATTTCACTGACACTGGTCATGATATTGTATCAAGATTACTTTTGAATGAATTAACAAAGCGAGAGACAGCTGATGAAGAAATTCATGAAAAAAATCAAGAGCATGTTTTCGAGAGATAA